A stretch of the Corylus avellana chromosome ca6, CavTom2PMs-1.0 genome encodes the following:
- the LOC132184727 gene encoding disease resistance protein RPV1-like, with translation MASKGASSSSSSSSSITCQWTYDVFLSFRGEDTRNNFIAHLYAALRQKGINTYIDNDLERGENISLALLKAVRESRISVIVLSQNYASSSWCLDELATILECKERNGQIVLPVFYNVDPSEVRHQINSFGKAFAKHEKRFKDDQMKVQRWKTTLTQVANLSGWNLKNYRDILSFVYFSVYVREIGFQIASAIVKRFQILIGVK, from the exons ATGGCCTCTAAGGGagcttcttcatcttcctcttcctcctcttctatCACCTGTCAATGGACTTACGATGTGTTCCTGAGCTTTAGAGGCGAAGATACTCGAAACAATTTTATTGCTCATCTATACGCAGCTCTGCGTCAAAAGGGAATCAATACCTACATAGATAATGACCTCGAAAGAGGAGAGAACATTtctctagcacttctcaaaGCTGTTAGAGAGTCAAGAATTTCAGTCATTGTACTCTCTCAAAACTATGCATCTTCCTCGTGGTGCTTGGATGAACTTGCGACGATCCTTGAGTGTAAGGAAAGAAATGGACAAATTGTTCTACCAGTGTTTTACAACGTAGATCCATCGGAAGTACGACATCAAATAAATAGTTTTGGAAAAGCATTTGCCAAACATGAAAAAAGATTCAAAGATGATCAAATGAAAGTGCAGAGGTGGAAGACAACCCTGACACAAGTGGCTAATTTGTCCGGGTGGAATTTAAAGAATTACAG GGACATCCTAAGCTTCGTGTATTTCAGTGTATATGTCCGGGAAATAGGATTCCAAATTGCTTCAGCTATTGTAAAGAGGTTTCAAATACTAATCGGTGTGAAATAG